A single Candidatus Neomarinimicrobiota bacterium DNA region contains:
- a CDS encoding phosphoribosylformylglycinamidine cyclo-ligase: protein MAESTKSGIDIDLGNQCSRTAYSWAKKSFMHRPPGSGNPLMAVDGVFSNVMDYRGVKVGISSDGIGTKIELAERTGIYDTLGFDLVAMTADDLAANGIEAVNLSNILDVDFLDHEIVDALMGGLYKAVKLARMTVTGGEIAELGGRIGGYGDRMHFNWCSTATGLIPEGSELIDGSNIRPGQMVVSLASRGFRSNGFSLIRKVMHEAFGPEWHTKSWSENQSWGEILLTPSRIFAPLITDLMKARVPLYGIAHITGGGIGENFTRVLKSSGFGADLNTLFDPHPVMKKIQELGAIPEKTAYRLWNMGNGMLLVSDEHAFTALSELAGKYEYPVQRAGFIVSDPRICLYSRGNDPQQLEYLLR, encoded by the coding sequence ATGGCTGAATCCACCAAAAGCGGCATTGATATCGATCTTGGAAATCAATGCTCCCGCACCGCTTATTCATGGGCAAAAAAAAGTTTTATGCATCGTCCCCCCGGATCAGGTAACCCTTTGATGGCAGTAGATGGTGTTTTTTCCAATGTCATGGACTATCGCGGAGTTAAGGTGGGGATTTCGTCGGATGGTATCGGGACGAAAATCGAATTGGCTGAGCGGACCGGTATCTATGATACCCTGGGTTTCGATCTGGTTGCCATGACAGCCGATGACCTGGCAGCCAACGGTATTGAGGCTGTCAATCTTTCCAATATTCTGGATGTGGATTTTCTTGATCATGAGATTGTAGATGCTCTGATGGGCGGACTCTATAAGGCGGTTAAGCTTGCCCGTATGACCGTAACCGGCGGTGAAATAGCTGAACTGGGCGGGCGAATTGGCGGATATGGAGACCGCATGCACTTTAACTGGTGTTCCACGGCGACAGGACTCATTCCTGAAGGATCCGAGCTCATTGACGGTTCGAATATCCGTCCCGGCCAGATGGTGGTTTCCCTGGCCTCCCGGGGATTCCGGAGCAATGGATTTTCCCTGATCCGGAAAGTGATGCATGAGGCCTTTGGTCCGGAATGGCATACCAAATCATGGTCCGAAAATCAATCCTGGGGAGAAATCCTGCTGACCCCATCCCGGATTTTTGCTCCCTTGATTACCGATTTGATGAAAGCCCGTGTGCCACTCTACGGCATCGCCCATATCACCGGTGGCGGGATCGGTGAAAATTTTACCCGGGTGTTGAAAAGTTCAGGTTTTGGTGCGGATCTGAATACCCTTTTTGACCCCCACCCCGTGATGAAGAAAATTCAGGAACTGGGAGCCATTCCCGAAAAAACCGCATACCGCCTTTGGAATATGGGAAACGGTATGCTTCTGGTGTCCGATGAACACGCATTCACTGCCCTCTCTGAACTGGCCGGAAAATATGAATACCCCGTCCAACGAGCAGGTTTTATTGTTTCTGATCCGCGCATTTGCTTATACTCCCGGGGCAATGATCCCCAACAACTTGAGTATCTCCTAAGGTAA